The Acidobacteriota bacterium genomic interval TAATAGAAAATGTGAAGGAGGTTTTTATGAAGAGAGAATATTTAATTTCAGCAGGAGTGATAATTCTTTTTATATTTTTCATAAGTTGCCAGAAGTTGAGTATTAATAATTTAAAAGCAAATTATCATTTTAAAAAAGCAAACAAATTATATTCTGACCAGAATTATAAAAAAGCCATTGAAGAATATGAGGAAACGATGAAATATGCTCCAAATTTAGCCTCTGCCCATTTTTATCTTGGTTCTTGTTATCAACTTCTTTTTAAACCTGGAATAGAGAGTGAAGATAATAAAAAGAAAGCTGAAAAAGCGATTGAACATTTTAATAGAGTTTTAGAGTTAGACCCAAATAATAAAGATGTTTTTTATAATTTAGGGGATATATATGATAGGTTGAGAAATTTTGAGCAGGCAGAAAAATACTACAAAAAAATTCTTGAGTTGGATCCTAAAAATTCTAACAATTATTATGTGGTTGCAGAATTTTATAACAAATACGATAAAGATGACCAGGCAGTGAAGATGTATTTAAAGAGAATCGAACTGGACCCTTCAAACCCAGAAGGATACTCTTATCTTGCAAGTTTTTATAGCAATAAAATCAATGTATTAACAGATTTAGAAAAAGCAAAAGATTATATGAGAAAATCAATTGAAATTCATGAGAAAAGAGTTGCCCTTGATCCGAACAATGCTGAAGCTTTTTATTCCCTTGGGGTAACTTGCTGGGCGATGAGTTACAGGGTTATGCCCAATGAAATAAATGAAGAGAGAAGAGCAATTATTGAGAAGGGGATAAAGGCATTGGAAAAATCAATTGAATTAGCCCCTGATTATCCAGATCCTAACGCATGGGCAGGTCTTCTTTATAGAGAGCTGGCAAAAGTTGATATAAAGAATGAAAAGAAATACAAACAAATAGCTGAGGATTATCTAAGAAAACATAATGAAGTTAGGGAAAGAAAGCTCGAAAAAGAAAAGCTTTTGGAACAGATGAGGGCTGTAACCCGATAAATTAATACAAATTGAGTTCCTCGATTAAACCATTAACTTAAAACTTAGTGTGCTGTTACATAAATTTCTTTACAAACAAACAATTTCTCATAAAGCACACTGAAGGGGTATGGGGAAGGAACTTCTCAATGTATGGGAGGTGCTCAGCGAAGCGTCTAAGGAGATCTTTCTCCCAGAGGGAAAGTGTCGTGTTACATCAAAATCACAAAAAGTATTTAAGTGACACGACATTAGGTTAAATAAAAAAGTTAATGTTAATACCTTTAAAAGATGAAAACCCGACACGGTCTTTTCCATTTATTACTGTAACATTTATCGCTTTAAATATTCTAATTTTTTTATATCAATTATTATCTCCTGAGGGGCTGAATTATTATGTACTGAGGTTAGGCGCGATTCCTTATGAATTCACTCATTTTAAAACCCTCCATTTCAGGCAGGACATTATTCCTTTAACAACCCTTTTTACATCGATGTTCATGCACGGAGGATTTTTTCACATTATAGGTAACATGCTCTATCTCTGGGTATTTGGAAATAATGTAGAGGATTTTCTTGGCACTTTAAAATTTATCCTGTTCTATGTCCTGGCAGGATTGGTAGCTACTTTCTCCCATGTAATTTCTAACCCCAATTCAAAATATCCATTAATCGGTGCTTCAGGAGCGATAGCAGGGGTTCTTGGGGCCTATCTTGTGCTTTTTCCATATGCAAGAATAAGAACTCTGGTTTTTTTATTTTTTTTAATCAGGGTGGTTGATATTCCAGCAGCCTTTTTTCTACTTTTCTGGTTTTTCATGCAGGTTCTCTATGCAGGAATGGGAGGAGAGGTGGCCTGGTTTGCCCATATAGGGGGATTTCTTTTCGGTTTCCTTGCAATAAGGGCTTTTATCAAAAGAAGAGGGAGAAGGATTTATTATCATTGAATCCGTAAAAAAGGGGCAGGCTTCTTATTTAATCATATAGAAATCATCTAAAGTTTTAATCAACACTTAAATAAGTAGCCTGTCCCCTTTTTTTTGACTTTTTCTTGATTATGCAAAGCTAAAGCTTTGCCCTACTCACAGTTCTATCTAATCCTCTATTTCTATCTGACTAGGATAAAAGACTCTGATTTGAGGGATATTTTTATAGAATTTTAGAAAGCCATGAACTTTAATGTTTTTTCCTTCAAGGCTTTTCAAAAAATCCTCCATGAAATGAATAAAGTCATCTTCAAAAATTACTGCCTGGAATTTTGCCCTGTAAGAAGGGTCTGAATATAAGTAAGTAATGTATCCATGTTTAGAAACTTTGTGACACCTGTATTTCATCTTTACTATTCTTCCCAGGAGAAACACTGAATCCTGTGGTTTCAAAGTAACCACATCTTCAAAACCCCATAATCCTCTTTTTTCTTCCTTTGCTTTTTTTTCTGCATCGATAAAATTTTTCTTGTATTCAATGTTAAAGGGATATTTTGTAAATGCATTTGCATATCCCTGTTCTATGATGAATTCGTTAAAGAATGTGAGGTTCTCCAGCCATACATATGCAAGGAGCCTATCATAGGAATCCCTTTTTTCTTTTCCAAGTTTTATGTAAATGTTTTTGTTCTGTAGGTGGAAAGCTGTGAATTCCTCTGCAATCTTTCCCATCAAAGAGACTTCTTCTTTTTCATCGAATATTTCAGGAGAGTTAACTCCTATTAATCGAAGCTTTTCATCTTTTCCATTTAATATAATTCCAATTGTATCTCCATCGTATACTTTTTCTACAAATACTTTTATTTTATCCTTTGTCTCTTCGATTAATTCCTGGATTCTTTCGATATCTTCTTTGAAATCGCGCCTGAGTCTTTCATCCTCAGTTGACTCGTAGAAATTTTTTAAGACTCTTATAGCTTCTTCGAATTTTCCCACATCTCTGTAAAATTTTCCTGAGAGAGATGGAACATAAGGAGGATGTCCTGGCATTTTGCTGGCAATCTCGTAATATTTGGCTGCGTTGTAGTAGTCATCAAGATAATAGAAGTAGTTGTAGCCAATTAAATGGGGAAATTTCCAGTAATTGGGGTGATGTTTCATTCCTTTTAGGAGTAATGTGGCTGATTTTTCTACATCAACAAGCGCTGTAAGTCTCCCTCCCATCAGAAAAGCTTCTTTGTTATGGGGATCCATATCAGTTACTACATCGAAAAGATGATAAAGCCAGGGATATGAGAATTGCCTCTCCTGTTCATAGTAATGCCTTCCGAAATAAATCAGAGCTTGGGCAAGGAGTAGGTCACCAAAAAAGGAATTGTAACCAACTGAAATAAAATCAAGATACTTTCCTGATGGAAGATAAAGAAAGACCTCAGGAGACTTTCCAAAAGTCTTTTTTTTTCCAAGTTCAATGTTTAAGAATACAGCTGATATAATTAATGTTGTAGTTAAAGCAATTATTATAAATTTTTTCATCCTTCTATCAGCTTATTTTTATGTTCAAACATTCTACGGATAAGGTCGTTTGTTACTCCCATGTAAAGCACTTTATTGAATTTATTCGTGAGAATATACACATAGCATTGCTTATCCTTCTTCATGATGGAATATTTTATTAATTTTGAGATTCTGAAACAAGCCTTCTCTGAAGAGATGCCGAAACAAGTTCGGCATGACACTTTCAGGATTTGGAATAACACTCGTAAATGAGCATTTTATCTTCCATCACGAAATTGGAAATGCTTCCTTTTATTTATTAAATATCCTTTCTCGAAAGAATTATCGAAGATAAAACTAACAAAAATGCAGAATAAAAGATTGAGTAAATCGGTGAATATAAGAACTGTATTTTTGGAACATCAAGGTTATACACAAGCTGGGTCTTTACATTGAAATTTTCAAGATTTGGAAGAATGTAATAAAGAAGCTTAAATAAAACTTTTGTGGTTATTAATTCGGATTGAGCTGTCAGCTGAACTGCTTTTTCAGTTGAATGACCTATTATATAAATAAAAATCATCGACGCCATTCCTAAATAGCCACTCATGAATGTTGAAAAAAATAAAGAAAGAGCGGAAAGAAGCACAAGCTCAAAAAAAAGAAAATACCCTCCTTTTAAAAGAGGAATCAACCAGTTTTCTCCATTTATCAGAAGAAATACCCAATCAACAGTTGAAACTACAAAAATTAATATCAATCCTAAAAGCAGGAGTGCATTAAAATTTGCAAGGATATATTGGTAGTGTTTAATCGGTTTTGAAAGAATGATATAGAGAGTTTTTCCAGTTATTTCCCTTGATATTAAATTTGAACCCACAATTATTATTAAAAGAACACCGAAAAAAGATTCAGAAACCAATCCAAGGTCTTTATAAACTTTTCCCTTTTCTCCAACTGCCATTTCCCTCAAGATAAGGGAGGCAAAAATAAAAAGGATTGCCACTAAAAGAAAAGACCAGAAGATTTTTTCTCTAAATATATCTTTAAAGATTATAAAGGAGAGTCTGATAGTCTTTTTCATTTCAATGAAAAATTACATCAGAACTCTTTACTTTTTCAAGGTATATTTTCTGTAAAACACTCCCAGAGAAAGGTTTTACATTTATTATCTTTCCGCCCTTTCTTTTTACTATCTCAAAGAATTTCCAGAGAGATTCCTCCGATGGTATTTCTGCTTTGAATAAATCTCCTGATTTTAAAATTTTAACATTTTCGATTTGCATTTCTTTCTCCCATGAAAATAAAACATCATAGGATTTAAGGGATTCCCCATAGAGCTTTTTTATGTTTATTTCATCGATTAATTCTCCTCTGTCGATTATGGCTACCCTGTCGCAGAGACTTTCAGCATCCTCTAAATCGTGAGTTGCAAGAATAATCGTTTTTTCCTCATCTCTAAGTTTCAAAATTAAATCATAAAGAAGTTTCCTTCCCAGAGGGTCAAGTCCTGTCATCGGCTCATCCAAAATCAAAAGCTCAGGGTCATGAAAAAGAGCCTGGGCTATTCCAATCCTCTGAGTCATTCCTCTTGAATACGTGCTGAGTCTGGAATTTCTGAATTCAGTCAGTCCGACTAAATCGAGTAATTCATCTATTCTTTTTTTAGTTTTCTCTTTAGAGTAGTTAAAAAAATAACCCATCATCTTTAAAAGCTCAAAAGCCCGGAGATTTTTTAAAAATGATGGGTTTTCTGGAAGAAAACCTATTTTCTTTTTCGTTTCCTCATCAAGAGTTTTTGAACCGAATATTTCAAATTCACCAGATGTGGGCCTTAAAACACCGACTAATATCTTTAATGTTGTGGTTTTTCCTGCTCCATTTGGG includes:
- a CDS encoding tetratricopeptide repeat protein; its protein translation is MKREYLISAGVIILFIFFISCQKLSINNLKANYHFKKANKLYSDQNYKKAIEEYEETMKYAPNLASAHFYLGSCYQLLFKPGIESEDNKKKAEKAIEHFNRVLELDPNNKDVFYNLGDIYDRLRNFEQAEKYYKKILELDPKNSNNYYVVAEFYNKYDKDDQAVKMYLKRIELDPSNPEGYSYLASFYSNKINVLTDLEKAKDYMRKSIEIHEKRVALDPNNAEAFYSLGVTCWAMSYRVMPNEINEERRAIIEKGIKALEKSIELAPDYPDPNAWAGLLYRELAKVDIKNEKKYKQIAEDYLRKHNEVRERKLEKEKLLEQMRAVTR
- a CDS encoding rhomboid family intramembrane serine protease codes for the protein MLIPLKDENPTRSFPFITVTFIALNILIFLYQLLSPEGLNYYVLRLGAIPYEFTHFKTLHFRQDIIPLTTLFTSMFMHGGFFHIIGNMLYLWVFGNNVEDFLGTLKFILFYVLAGLVATFSHVISNPNSKYPLIGASGAIAGVLGAYLVLFPYARIRTLVFLFFLIRVVDIPAAFFLLFWFFMQVLYAGMGGEVAWFAHIGGFLFGFLAIRAFIKRRGRRIYYH
- a CDS encoding thermonuclease family protein; translated protein: MKKFIIIALTTTLIISAVFLNIELGKKKTFGKSPEVFLYLPSGKYLDFISVGYNSFFGDLLLAQALIYFGRHYYEQERQFSYPWLYHLFDVVTDMDPHNKEAFLMGGRLTALVDVEKSATLLLKGMKHHPNYWKFPHLIGYNYFYYLDDYYNAAKYYEIASKMPGHPPYVPSLSGKFYRDVGKFEEAIRVLKNFYESTEDERLRRDFKEDIERIQELIEETKDKIKVFVEKVYDGDTIGIILNGKDEKLRLIGVNSPEIFDEKEEVSLMGKIAEEFTAFHLQNKNIYIKLGKEKRDSYDRLLAYVWLENLTFFNEFIIEQGYANAFTKYPFNIEYKKNFIDAEKKAKEEKRGLWGFEDVVTLKPQDSVFLLGRIVKMKYRCHKVSKHGYITYLYSDPSYRAKFQAVIFEDDFIHFMEDFLKSLEGKNIKVHGFLKFYKNIPQIRVFYPSQIEIED
- a CDS encoding ABC transporter permease, coding for MKKTIRLSFIIFKDIFREKIFWSFLLVAILFIFASLILREMAVGEKGKVYKDLGLVSESFFGVLLIIIVGSNLISREITGKTLYIILSKPIKHYQYILANFNALLLLGLILIFVVSTVDWVFLLINGENWLIPLLKGGYFLFFELVLLSALSLFFSTFMSGYLGMASMIFIYIIGHSTEKAVQLTAQSELITTKVLFKLLYYILPNLENFNVKTQLVYNLDVPKIQFLYSPIYSIFYSAFLLVLSSIILSRKDI
- a CDS encoding ABC transporter ATP-binding protein — protein: MQATSVSVKNLSKTYSLAFKKFQALKNLNLEIQKNEIYGFLGPNGAGKTTTLKILVGVLRPTSGEFEIFGSKTLDEETKKKIGFLPENPSFLKNLRAFELLKMMGYFFNYSKEKTKKRIDELLDLVGLTEFRNSRLSTYSRGMTQRIGIAQALFHDPELLILDEPMTGLDPLGRKLLYDLILKLRDEEKTIILATHDLEDAESLCDRVAIIDRGELIDEINIKKLYGESLKSYDVLFSWEKEMQIENVKILKSGDLFKAEIPSEESLWKFFEIVKRKGGKIINVKPFSGSVLQKIYLEKVKSSDVIFH